In Acinonyx jubatus isolate Ajub_Pintada_27869175 chromosome A3, VMU_Ajub_asm_v1.0, whole genome shotgun sequence, a genomic segment contains:
- the PRADC1 gene encoding protease-associated domain-containing protein 1 yields the protein MVPGAAGWCCLVLWLPAYVAAHGLRIHDYLYFQVLSPGDIRYIFTATPAKDFGGIFHTRYEQIHLVPAEPSEACGELSNGFFIQDQIALVERGGCSFLSKTRVVQEHGGRAVIISDNAVDNDSFYVEMIQDSTQRTADIPALFLLGRDGYMIRRSLEQHGLPWAIISIPVNVTSIPTFELLQPPWTFW from the exons ATGGTCCCCGGCGCCGCGGGCTGGTGTTGTCTCGTGCTCTGGCTCCCCGCATACGTCGCGGCCCACG GCTTACGCATCCATGATTATTTGTACTTCCAAGTGCTGAGTCCTGGAGACATTCGATACATCTTCACGGCCACACCTGCCAAGGACTTTGGTGGTATCTTT CACACAAGGTATGAGCAGATTCATCTTGTCCCTGCGGAACCTTCAGAGGCCTGTGGAGAACTCAGCAACGGTTTCTTCATCCAGGACCAGATCGCTCTGGTGGAGAGAGG GGGctgctccttcctctccaagACACGGGTGGTGCAGGAGCACGGCGGGCGGGCAGTGATCATCTCTGACAACGCGGTTGATAATGACAGCTTCTACGTGGAGATGATCCAGGACAGTACCCAGCGCACAGCTGACATCCCTGCCCTCTTCCTGCTCGGCCGAGATGG CTACATGATCCGCCGTTCCCTGGAACAGCATGGGCTGCCATGGGCCATCATTTCCATCCCAGTCAATGTCACCAGCATCCCCACCTTTGAGCTGCTGCAACCGCCCTGGACCTTCTGGTAG